The Acidobacteriota bacterium genome contains a region encoding:
- the recN gene encoding DNA repair protein RecN produces MLVELSVENYAVIDHVTVEFGPGLNLLTGETGAGKSILIDALALLLGDKASPEVVRHGADKAVLSCVFHPASAQIDRILDANGVESASGELILKREIGAKSRVWVNNQPATVAVLKQLAPELVTIHAQNETVLAFDPPARLKLLDSYAGIGVELVAKKYAEWRELRLRIEELERSEQDRLRLVDLWSFQKKEIDAAKLELGEDLRLETERRVLQNAEKLYSAAMGAYDLLYESPNSALATLRSAARQLEELARFDAQFAELVKTMESARADIEDVSATTRDYADGIDASPGRLAELADRLETIDRLKRKYGNSVEEVLAYGADLAQKLDEIENREEILRALKKQLAAAAQDYLAEAQQISRNRASAARKLEKLAEAEINELAMKARFRVEIMTSEDDANWSPSGLDSVAYLIATNPGEPLNPIEKIASGGELSRVMLALKASVESGHSRTNGNGKPKRRTADRTLVFDEIDTGIGGRAAEAVGRKLKALGAHNQVICVTHLPQIASFADHHLLIEKHESGGRTRTSIRQLDTQERREEIARMLSGAKLTDASLKHAEQMLKANAS; encoded by the coding sequence ATGCTCGTCGAGCTTAGCGTCGAGAATTACGCAGTGATCGATCACGTAACAGTGGAGTTCGGACCTGGACTCAACCTCCTGACCGGTGAGACTGGCGCCGGAAAATCCATTTTGATCGATGCACTCGCGCTGCTTCTGGGTGATAAAGCGTCGCCGGAAGTGGTGCGTCATGGTGCCGATAAGGCGGTTTTGAGCTGCGTATTTCATCCTGCAAGCGCGCAGATAGACCGCATTCTTGACGCCAATGGTGTTGAAAGCGCGTCCGGAGAGCTGATATTGAAGCGCGAAATCGGCGCTAAGAGCCGCGTTTGGGTGAATAATCAGCCCGCAACTGTCGCTGTATTGAAGCAGTTAGCGCCGGAATTGGTGACTATTCACGCGCAAAACGAGACGGTATTGGCCTTTGATCCGCCCGCGAGGCTCAAATTATTGGATTCTTATGCCGGAATTGGCGTCGAGTTAGTCGCAAAAAAGTACGCCGAATGGCGCGAATTGCGGTTGCGAATCGAAGAATTGGAGCGCAGTGAGCAAGATAGGCTGCGTTTAGTGGACCTGTGGAGCTTCCAGAAGAAGGAAATCGACGCCGCTAAGCTCGAATTAGGCGAGGATTTGCGCCTGGAAACTGAGCGCAGAGTGCTGCAAAACGCGGAAAAACTGTATTCCGCGGCGATGGGAGCCTACGATTTGCTGTACGAATCGCCTAATTCTGCGCTCGCAACGCTGCGTTCTGCGGCGCGCCAGCTGGAAGAACTGGCGCGATTTGACGCTCAATTTGCCGAATTAGTGAAGACAATGGAGTCCGCGAGGGCCGATATCGAGGACGTTAGCGCCACAACTCGCGACTATGCAGACGGCATTGACGCCTCCCCAGGGCGCTTAGCAGAGCTCGCAGACCGTCTGGAAACCATCGATAGGCTGAAGAGAAAGTATGGAAATAGCGTCGAAGAAGTGCTCGCTTATGGCGCAGATCTGGCGCAAAAGCTGGATGAAATTGAGAATCGTGAGGAGATTTTGCGCGCTTTAAAGAAGCAATTAGCCGCCGCAGCCCAGGATTATCTGGCGGAAGCGCAGCAAATTTCGCGCAATCGAGCCTCTGCAGCGCGCAAATTAGAGAAGTTAGCGGAAGCAGAAATCAATGAATTAGCGATGAAAGCGCGCTTCCGAGTGGAAATAATGACCTCTGAGGATGACGCAAACTGGTCGCCTTCAGGCCTCGATTCTGTCGCATATCTGATAGCGACTAACCCCGGAGAGCCGCTAAATCCCATCGAAAAGATCGCATCTGGAGGGGAATTGTCGCGCGTAATGCTGGCTTTGAAGGCAAGCGTCGAGTCCGGACACTCCCGAACCAATGGCAATGGCAAGCCAAAGCGGCGAACGGCTGATCGCACCCTGGTCTTTGACGAAATCGATACCGGCATCGGCGGACGCGCCGCCGAGGCGGTGGGCAGGAAATTAAAGGCTTTAGGTGCTCATAATCAGGTGATTTGCGTGACTCATCTGCCGCAAATTGCCTCTTTTGCTGACCATCACCTGCTGATCGAAAAGCACGAATCCGGCGGGCGAACGCGTACCAGCAT
- a CDS encoding excinuclease ABC subunit C produces the protein MLASLSGTLYVGISNNVQRRSAEHWIGRAGSFTTKYKVDRLVLFRNFSDIVKAIAREKQIKSWRREKKVALINSMNPAWQDLRKELMVSTLM, from the coding sequence ATTCTCGCGAGTCTGTCAGGAACACTGTATGTGGGAATCAGCAACAACGTTCAGCGGAGATCAGCCGAGCATTGGATCGGAAGAGCGGGTAGCTTTACGACAAAATACAAAGTTGACCGTCTAGTCTTATTTCGAAACTTCAGTGACATCGTCAAGGCAATCGCGCGCGAGAAGCAGATCAAGAGTTGGCGAAGAGAGAAGAAGGTCGCGCTTATCAACAGCATGAATCCGGCTTGGCAGGATCTGCGAAAGGAACTAATGGTGAGCACGCTTATGTGA
- a CDS encoding flagellar motor protein MotA, whose translation MTSPPALLAFATDIGGLISDAGPVAHTVLALLLLFSVLSWSIILSKGTKFRRMRAQSGRFLRAFRKANGRLQDVSAVSEQFKPSPLVSVFEGGFDEYRRQSGAGSPRNLSAVQRAVQIASSEEMTQMESRLPWLATTGAITPFVGLFGTVWGIIDAFQGLGNAGAATLRAVAPGISAALITTAAGLFTAIPAVIAYNQYMQQIREFGARMDDFGLELLNTVDRSAPTPQSARMRESVVLEER comes from the coding sequence ATGACGTCTCCCCCCGCTCTCCTTGCGTTTGCTACTGATATCGGTGGTCTCATCTCCGACGCCGGCCCGGTCGCACACACAGTCCTGGCGCTCTTGCTTTTGTTCAGCGTTCTCTCCTGGTCGATCATCTTGTCGAAGGGAACGAAGTTCCGCCGCATGCGTGCGCAAAGCGGACGATTCCTGCGCGCATTCCGCAAAGCTAATGGACGTCTGCAGGACGTTTCCGCGGTCTCGGAGCAGTTCAAGCCAAGTCCGCTGGTAAGCGTTTTCGAGGGCGGATTCGACGAGTATCGTCGCCAGAGCGGCGCAGGCTCGCCGCGCAATCTGAGTGCGGTACAACGCGCCGTTCAGATCGCCTCTTCCGAAGAGATGACGCAGATGGAATCCCGCCTTCCGTGGCTGGCGACCACAGGCGCAATCACGCCATTTGTCGGCCTCTTCGGCACGGTGTGGGGCATCATCGATGCCTTTCAGGGACTTGGCAATGCAGGCGCCGCGACGCTGCGGGCCGTAGCTCCAGGAATTTCCGCGGCGTTGATCACCACCGCCGCCGGACTCTTTACCGCGATTCCGGCCGTCATTGCCTATAACCAATACATGCAGCAGATTCGCGAATTCGGTGCACGCATGGACGACTTCGGCCTGGAACTCCTGAATACAGTCGACCGCTCCGCGCCGACACCGCAATCAGCAAGAATGCGGGAAAGCGTCGTTCTGGAAGAAAGATAA
- a CDS encoding biopolymer transporter ExbD: MAFTNSQGRTQSSLSEINITPFVDVVLVLLIIFMLTAPIIQSGIEVNVPHTQTVKEITEPRLVLTMDRDQNVFLGSDAVKLAELPKILHDRVKDPEHHPIYLRCDENVTFGAFAALMDIVKHSGITNVSIVTQPYQNKNVATR; encoded by the coding sequence ATGGCATTCACCAATTCCCAAGGTCGCACACAAAGCTCGCTTTCCGAGATCAACATCACGCCCTTTGTGGACGTGGTGCTGGTGTTGCTTATTATCTTTATGCTGACGGCGCCGATCATCCAGTCGGGGATTGAGGTAAACGTTCCGCATACGCAGACGGTGAAGGAGATCACCGAGCCTCGGCTCGTGCTCACCATGGATCGCGATCAGAATGTCTTTTTGGGAAGCGATGCGGTTAAGCTGGCCGAGCTTCCCAAAATATTGCATGACCGGGTAAAGGATCCCGAGCATCATCCAATTTACCTGCGCTGCGACGAGAACGTGACCTTCGGCGCATTTGCCGCTTTGATGGATATCGTGAAGCACAGCGGCATCACCAACGTCTCCATCGTTACCCAGCCTTATCAGAATAAGAATGTCGCAACGCGTTGA
- the tolB gene encoding Tol-Pal system beta propeller repeat protein TolB, translating into MPFPKPRFAPKSLPKTRHTSFLALSVVLILLSPLAFPQQDKFQGVVTQGVERVRIAVADFKPASADPNAGQLLTTFNTVLFSDLQNAGIFDVVSKSFNPLQVPGTPQEVTLDAWGNPPTNAAMLAFGNLGVSNGQVSVSGWLFDVKNSVSPQVLGKQYREDATPDNARLIAHRFADEIIFRLGGGIAGIAESKIVFVSNRTGTKEIWMMDYDGNGERQITKLGSVSLSPRISPDNSRIAFVELGKRSVNIRMYSLDLSRAVTFPNIGGTTISPAWSPDGLRLAFSSSRTGDPEIYVSNASGGELARLTEVHGPDVSPCWNPKTGGQIAFVSGRSGLPQIYTMASDGTNVQRMTDTGYAVSPSWSPNGQYLVFAWSRRYGPGIPGAQDIYIMDVASKTWAQLTHDAGSNDFPSWSSDGRHIVFQSNRSGTTQIWTMLADGTQQHQLTHTSQNTQPNWSWK; encoded by the coding sequence ATGCCCTTCCCTAAACCACGCTTCGCGCCAAAATCCCTTCCTAAGACACGTCATACGTCCTTCCTGGCGCTCTCAGTTGTCCTAATTCTGTTATCCCCCCTCGCCTTTCCCCAACAAGACAAATTCCAAGGCGTAGTTACCCAGGGCGTCGAACGCGTCCGCATCGCTGTTGCCGATTTCAAGCCCGCGAGTGCCGATCCCAATGCGGGACAGCTTCTCACGACCTTTAATACAGTCCTCTTCTCTGATCTGCAGAACGCCGGAATCTTCGACGTAGTTTCGAAGAGCTTCAATCCATTGCAGGTGCCGGGCACACCGCAGGAGGTCACGCTCGACGCCTGGGGAAATCCTCCGACGAATGCCGCCATGCTCGCTTTCGGAAACCTCGGCGTAAGCAACGGGCAAGTTTCCGTCTCCGGCTGGCTCTTCGACGTCAAGAACAGCGTCTCGCCGCAGGTGCTTGGCAAGCAATACCGCGAAGACGCTACGCCGGATAACGCGCGCCTGATCGCGCACCGCTTTGCCGACGAGATCATCTTCCGTCTCGGTGGAGGCATTGCGGGAATCGCCGAGAGCAAAATCGTTTTCGTCAGCAATCGCACCGGGACCAAAGAAATTTGGATGATGGATTACGACGGCAACGGCGAGCGCCAAATCACGAAGCTCGGCAGTGTCTCGCTCTCGCCGCGCATCTCGCCCGATAATTCGCGAATTGCCTTTGTGGAACTGGGCAAGCGGAGCGTGAATATCCGCATGTACTCGCTCGATCTGAGTCGGGCAGTGACCTTTCCTAATATTGGAGGCACGACCATCTCTCCGGCGTGGTCGCCGGACGGGCTGCGCCTGGCATTCTCGTCGTCACGCACAGGAGATCCCGAAATCTATGTCTCCAACGCCTCCGGCGGAGAGCTTGCTCGTTTGACAGAGGTTCACGGTCCGGACGTCTCGCCCTGCTGGAATCCCAAAACGGGAGGACAGATTGCGTTCGTAAGCGGGCGCTCAGGGTTGCCGCAGATTTACACCATGGCGTCGGATGGAACCAATGTGCAGCGCATGACCGATACGGGATACGCGGTGTCGCCATCCTGGTCCCCGAATGGGCAATACCTGGTTTTTGCGTGGTCGCGCAGGTACGGCCCCGGAATCCCCGGCGCGCAGGACATTTATATAATGGATGTGGCCAGCAAGACGTGGGCGCAGTTAACCCATGACGCGGGTTCCAACGACTTCCCGTCATGGTCCTCCGACGGACGGCACATCGTTTTCCAATCCAATCGTTCCGGCACGACCCAAATCTGGACCATGCTGGCCGACGGCACCCAGCAGCACCAGTTAACTCATACGAGCCAGAACACACAACCCAACTGGAGTTGGAAGTAA
- the pal gene encoding peptidoglycan-associated lipoprotein Pal, protein MHATQIAALSILLVIAGCHKAKPVPPPPPPPPPPAPTASISANPSAVNAGQSTQLTWTTENATDVSIEGVGKVQASGSQTVTPTDSTTYRLTATGPGGTQEATTRVTVNRPAPVQALPQEPTLTDQQLFEQNIKDAYFEYDSYEIRPQDGATLQADAQFLNQHPNWRVLIEGHCDERGSTEYNMALGDSRAQAAKQALISAGVAANRLTTTSFGKEKPFCTESNEQCWQQNRRGHLALAGQ, encoded by the coding sequence ATGCATGCGACTCAGATCGCAGCGTTGTCCATACTCTTGGTGATTGCCGGCTGCCATAAGGCCAAGCCGGTGCCACCGCCGCCGCCACCGCCACCGCCGCCGGCGCCCACTGCGTCGATTTCGGCGAATCCGTCCGCCGTCAATGCTGGGCAGTCCACACAGCTCACGTGGACGACGGAGAACGCCACTGACGTTTCCATCGAGGGTGTGGGCAAGGTGCAGGCGAGCGGGTCACAGACCGTGACTCCGACCGATTCCACGACTTATCGCCTGACCGCGACCGGTCCTGGCGGAACGCAGGAGGCAACTACGCGCGTGACGGTGAACCGTCCGGCGCCGGTGCAGGCGCTTCCGCAGGAGCCGACGCTTACCGATCAGCAGTTATTCGAGCAGAACATTAAAGACGCGTACTTCGAGTACGACAGCTACGAGATTCGTCCGCAGGACGGAGCTACGCTGCAGGCAGACGCGCAGTTCCTGAATCAGCATCCAAACTGGAGAGTGCTGATCGAAGGGCATTGCGACGAGCGCGGATCAACCGAATACAACATGGCGCTCGGCGATAGCCGCGCGCAGGCTGCGAAGCAGGCGCTGATTTCTGCGGGTGTGGCAGCCAATCGCCTGACGACCACCAGCTTCGGCAAGGAGAAGCCGTTCTGCACTGAGTCGAACGAACAGTGCTGGCAGCAGAATCGACGTGGGCATCTAGCGCTGGCTGGGCAGTAG